From a region of the Corallococcus coralloides DSM 2259 genome:
- the bamD gene encoding outer membrane protein assembly factor BamD: MTGPFTGLITAALLAAAAPGPGGRIGPNTNPIVSKAKEREELVAKLKRDIFKVDRAIGETEKLISKSRNAPYLPDLQFRLAELYVEKSRYVYYLQAETRPEGATGAIVSPETRLMKQKAVQMYYRLLREYPDFKDGDQVTFYLAHEQRELGQFDEMLKTLGDLTRKFPNSPLRLEAEQILGDHFFDKADLVEAEKHYQAILELPPSPVHDLARYKMGWIRVNQAKHAEAVTFFEAAAASAPLPGVDVKKALNVKREALLDLVYSYTEAKPPKGALNYFEKLSDSRATYALALDKLGNRYFIKQQYEWAIPTLRKLMEVQPDPEMDLERGQKLYDSLKAAKGKVMPEPEDIRFLVRAAVQSKTDPEMTESDRKKQLAETEEMARDLSTQVHLAAQKADSRDLYVKAAAAYHEYLGLFRPDQYVRPIMKNRADALFAAKEFPEAARQFEELARYEDKAKDDKAVDTAMYGALLAHFSTLKPEEAQKRNAFEVADARQALKLLGANYVSRYPQSPHVLDVKFNIARAYYEDGEYPKAAELFTAFALAHPQYKDAPVAGNLALDSLRQVNDFKKLDETGRKFLASSLPSNFRGEVQKILTQSKAEALDELALQSAQETGDVIEGLMKVADENKNSDIGEKALYGAFTAAREKRDLPRERELGAKLVQSYPKSQYLSDVLLTLGRHAAEAAAFNEAAGWFEQVGQKLTGDLASVDGWMAGARLRIALGEYKEASRNLETASEAAGARKGEVLALLAETRLKQKDYARAKTAAETALKLDKNNVAAAAVLAEVQATTAPTAPPDALISTLTAAVQGPNGQTEEAAKGLWYLGEILYRGYKDLPADKVEEKVAALQAMEGVYTQAASLGYPEWAVASLWKIALAYGHIADVVDQTPVPAGLSAAETKQFQDAVKQQVTPLKARSDEAFKACLSRAESLEVFNAAVVGCRNRTDVAALPVPPPAAPTQPAALEDLRKKAERVLTAEALEALGMGYLDAHQYGMAQLTFGRVTELQDTRASAHAALGWAMLNLGDAMGARAAYAKALEADPTYDKARLNLAALRCRFGDTDGARRELAVLKDMGALNGPDVDAGWKACK, encoded by the coding sequence ATGACCGGCCCGTTCACCGGCCTCATCACCGCCGCGCTGCTCGCGGCCGCGGCCCCTGGCCCTGGCGGCCGTATCGGGCCCAACACCAACCCCATCGTGTCCAAGGCGAAGGAGCGCGAGGAGCTCGTCGCCAAGCTGAAGCGCGACATCTTCAAGGTGGACCGCGCCATCGGCGAGACGGAGAAGCTCATCTCCAAGAGCCGCAACGCGCCGTACCTGCCGGACCTGCAGTTCCGGCTGGCGGAGCTCTACGTCGAGAAGAGCCGCTACGTGTACTACCTCCAGGCGGAGACCCGGCCGGAGGGCGCCACGGGCGCCATCGTCTCCCCGGAGACGCGCCTGATGAAGCAGAAGGCGGTGCAGATGTACTACCGCCTGCTGCGCGAGTACCCGGACTTCAAGGACGGGGACCAGGTGACGTTCTACCTGGCGCACGAGCAGCGCGAGCTGGGCCAGTTCGACGAGATGCTCAAGACGCTGGGGGACCTGACGCGCAAGTTCCCCAACAGCCCGCTGCGCCTGGAAGCCGAGCAGATTCTCGGTGACCACTTCTTCGACAAGGCGGACCTGGTCGAGGCGGAGAAGCACTACCAGGCCATCCTGGAGCTGCCGCCGTCGCCGGTGCACGACCTGGCCCGCTACAAGATGGGCTGGATCCGCGTGAACCAGGCCAAGCACGCGGAGGCCGTCACGTTCTTCGAAGCGGCGGCCGCCAGCGCGCCCCTGCCCGGCGTGGACGTGAAGAAGGCGCTCAACGTCAAGCGCGAGGCGCTGCTGGACCTGGTCTACAGCTACACGGAGGCCAAGCCCCCCAAGGGCGCGCTCAACTACTTCGAGAAGCTCAGCGACAGCCGCGCCACGTACGCGCTCGCGCTGGACAAGCTGGGCAACCGCTACTTCATCAAGCAGCAGTACGAGTGGGCCATCCCCACGCTGCGCAAGCTGATGGAAGTGCAGCCCGACCCGGAGATGGACCTGGAGCGCGGCCAGAAGCTGTACGACTCGCTCAAGGCCGCCAAGGGCAAGGTGATGCCGGAGCCGGAGGACATCCGATTCCTCGTGCGCGCCGCGGTGCAGAGCAAGACGGACCCGGAGATGACGGAGTCCGACCGCAAGAAGCAGCTCGCGGAGACGGAGGAGATGGCGCGCGACCTGTCCACGCAGGTGCACCTGGCCGCGCAGAAGGCGGACTCGCGCGACCTGTACGTGAAGGCCGCGGCCGCCTACCACGAGTACCTGGGGCTGTTCCGGCCGGACCAGTACGTGCGGCCCATCATGAAGAACCGCGCGGACGCGCTCTTCGCCGCCAAGGAGTTCCCGGAGGCCGCGCGCCAGTTCGAGGAGCTGGCCCGCTACGAGGACAAGGCCAAGGACGACAAGGCCGTGGACACCGCCATGTACGGCGCGCTCCTGGCCCACTTCTCCACGCTCAAGCCGGAGGAGGCGCAGAAGCGCAACGCCTTCGAGGTGGCCGACGCGCGGCAGGCGCTGAAGCTCTTGGGCGCGAACTACGTGTCGCGCTACCCGCAGAGCCCGCATGTGCTGGACGTGAAGTTCAACATCGCGCGCGCCTACTACGAGGACGGCGAGTACCCGAAGGCGGCGGAGCTGTTCACCGCGTTCGCGCTGGCGCACCCGCAGTACAAGGACGCGCCGGTGGCGGGCAACCTGGCCCTGGACAGCCTGCGGCAGGTGAACGACTTCAAGAAGCTGGACGAGACGGGCCGCAAGTTCCTCGCGTCCTCGCTGCCGTCCAACTTCCGCGGGGAGGTGCAGAAGATCCTCACGCAGAGCAAGGCCGAGGCCCTGGACGAGCTGGCCCTGCAGAGCGCGCAGGAGACGGGCGACGTCATCGAAGGCCTGATGAAGGTCGCGGACGAGAACAAGAACAGCGACATCGGCGAGAAGGCGCTCTACGGCGCGTTCACCGCCGCGCGTGAGAAGCGCGACCTGCCTCGCGAGCGCGAGCTGGGCGCGAAGCTGGTGCAGTCCTATCCGAAGAGCCAGTACCTGTCGGACGTGCTCCTGACGCTGGGCCGGCACGCGGCGGAAGCGGCGGCCTTCAACGAGGCGGCCGGCTGGTTCGAACAGGTGGGCCAGAAGCTGACGGGCGACCTGGCGTCGGTGGACGGCTGGATGGCCGGCGCCCGCCTGCGCATCGCGCTGGGTGAGTACAAGGAAGCGTCCCGCAACCTGGAGACGGCGTCGGAGGCCGCGGGCGCTCGCAAGGGCGAGGTGCTGGCGCTGCTCGCCGAGACGCGCCTGAAGCAGAAGGACTACGCGCGCGCGAAGACGGCGGCGGAGACGGCGCTCAAGCTGGACAAGAACAACGTGGCCGCCGCGGCGGTGCTCGCGGAGGTGCAGGCCACCACCGCGCCTACCGCTCCGCCGGACGCGCTCATCTCCACCCTCACCGCCGCGGTGCAGGGCCCCAACGGCCAGACGGAGGAAGCGGCCAAGGGGCTCTGGTACCTGGGTGAGATTCTGTACCGCGGCTACAAGGACCTGCCGGCGGACAAGGTGGAGGAGAAGGTCGCCGCGCTCCAGGCCATGGAGGGCGTGTACACGCAGGCCGCGTCGCTCGGGTATCCGGAGTGGGCGGTGGCGTCGCTGTGGAAGATTGCCCTGGCGTACGGCCACATCGCGGACGTGGTGGACCAGACGCCGGTGCCCGCCGGGCTGTCCGCCGCGGAGACGAAGCAGTTCCAGGACGCGGTGAAGCAGCAGGTGACGCCGCTCAAGGCCCGCTCCGACGAGGCCTTCAAGGCCTGCCTGTCCCGCGCAGAGTCGCTGGAGGTCTTCAACGCGGCGGTGGTGGGTTGCCGCAACCGCACGGACGTGGCCGCGCTGCCGGTGCCGCCGCCCGCCGCGCCCACGCAGCCCGCGGCGCTGGAGGACCTGCGCAAGAAGGCGGAGCGGGTGCTCACCGCGGAGGCGCTGGAGGCCCTGGGCATGGGCTACCTGGACGCGCACCAGTACGGCATGGCGCAGCTGACCTTCGGGCGCGTGACGGAGCTGCAGGACACGCGCGCGTCCGCGCACGCGGCGCTGGGCTGGGCCATGCTCAACCTGGGGGATGCCATGGGCGCCCGCGCGGCGTACGCCAAGGCGCTGGAGGCGGACCCCACCTACGACAAGGCCCGCCTCAACCTGGCCGCGCTGCGCTGCCGCTTCGGCGACACGGACGGCGCGCGCCGCGAGCTGGCCGTGCTCAAGGACATGGGCGCGCTCAACGGTCCGGACGTGGACGCGGGATGGAAGGCATGCAAGTGA
- a CDS encoding outer membrane beta-barrel domain-containing protein, which yields MRFLLLSLLCLVPGLARAQAEELENPGTVSAVQDRLYRMHHELSLGVGVLPADAFYKGLIGTVGYTYHFSDSVAWQVGRGTYSYNVQTSLRRQLERDFDAAPTATAFEDQVQWMVGSDLMWSPLYGKTSFLNANVIHFEVFLLAGGTVVKVDRSDGFRPGINLGLGVRMFSSQNVSFRLDVTNNTVFAGASRIINVPTVQIGTAFNFGATE from the coding sequence GTGCGATTCCTCCTGCTCTCCCTCCTGTGCCTGGTGCCCGGCCTCGCGCGCGCCCAGGCCGAGGAACTCGAGAACCCCGGCACCGTCTCCGCGGTGCAGGACCGGCTCTACCGCATGCACCACGAGCTCTCGCTCGGCGTGGGCGTGCTGCCCGCGGACGCCTTCTACAAGGGGCTCATCGGCACCGTCGGCTACACGTACCACTTCAGCGACAGCGTCGCGTGGCAGGTGGGCCGCGGCACGTACAGCTACAACGTGCAGACCAGCCTGCGCCGCCAGTTGGAGCGTGACTTCGACGCCGCCCCCACCGCCACCGCCTTCGAGGACCAGGTGCAGTGGATGGTGGGAAGCGACCTCATGTGGAGCCCGCTGTACGGCAAGACGTCCTTCCTCAACGCCAACGTCATCCACTTCGAGGTCTTCCTGCTGGCCGGCGGCACGGTGGTGAAGGTGGACCGCAGCGACGGCTTCCGCCCCGGCATCAACCTGGGCCTGGGCGTGCGCATGTTCTCCAGCCAGAACGTGTCCTTCCGGCTGGACGTCACCAACAACACCGTCTTCGCGGGCGCGTCGCGCATCATCAACGTGCCCACCGTGCAGATTGGGACGGCCTTCAACTTCGGCGCCACGGAATGA
- a CDS encoding AgmX/PglI C-terminal domain-containing protein, with product MSGQPSVLQVVILRDGLLVGTEVFVPGTYALGSDASSDLRLDDASVSPRHALLYFQNGRTAIQDAGGGTSGVFVNGHQVTACEIRSVDEVLCGPFVLKTRILNQRPVETKPQPPPEVAALLGGAGAPPAAPPHGGNGAPHAFGPANGFAPQNGAQAAHAQQAAFAQQQAQQAALAQQAAYAQQQAQQAALAQQQAQQAALAQQQAQRAAQAQQAAHAQQQAQQAAYAQQQAQQAALAQQQAQQAAYAQQQAQQATYAQQQAQQAALAQQQAQQAAYAQQQAQQAALAQQQAQQAAYAQQQAQQAALAQQQAQQAAKAAHAQQAAHAQPSSKPAPAPAVPAGTVPSARRRPPSEVMPSLLAVDDLLADVDTDVAAPTSGPLVLDAAPASRPTHAPKIGPGKGAAQLYMELYWGAVRRDARRFVPDAKKPVKAAVDELAPMPLWGFTLPEGDDFTLAESVNGNYRLFVPPGTDVEKAHSDGRFAPVTTAALESDGSRRFVTLRDGAAARLTQGKMSLVAYAAPAPERVFVNPLKGLPWLTLFFLAIFGGGLGWFIATRPQGPATADFTQKNLPPVALRLIAPEPKKKEEAKKKLETLKKKEPAKDKPVVAEKAPPKPVKEVQVPKAVAAAPESKALKALAKLSAAGPATNDLLAAVDKLGSGPGSKNAKQTNYKLAGLIGKAPIANAGLGTFGLGGGGKGGGATLGAELLRGKGGGGIGALGAGGVGKGAVGGTVTRATARSISSTQGTVDREAVAKVINSHLNEVHGCYERALLKDPGLAGKVVLEWAIGLNGRVASAKTKSSTLRNASVEACILSSLKGWQFPAPKGGQVIITYPFLFNSVGY from the coding sequence TTGAGCGGCCAGCCCAGCGTCCTGCAAGTCGTCATCCTCCGCGACGGCCTCCTGGTGGGGACGGAGGTCTTCGTCCCCGGCACCTACGCGCTCGGCTCCGATGCGTCGTCGGATCTGCGGCTGGACGACGCGTCCGTGTCGCCACGCCATGCGTTGCTGTACTTCCAGAACGGCCGCACCGCGATCCAGGACGCGGGCGGCGGCACCAGCGGCGTCTTCGTCAACGGGCACCAGGTCACCGCCTGTGAGATCCGCTCCGTGGACGAGGTGCTGTGCGGGCCGTTCGTCCTGAAGACGCGGATCCTCAACCAGCGTCCCGTCGAGACCAAGCCGCAGCCGCCACCCGAGGTCGCCGCGCTCCTCGGAGGTGCGGGGGCTCCGCCCGCCGCGCCCCCGCACGGTGGCAATGGGGCGCCGCACGCGTTCGGGCCCGCGAATGGCTTCGCGCCCCAGAACGGCGCGCAGGCCGCGCACGCGCAGCAGGCCGCCTTCGCGCAGCAACAGGCTCAGCAGGCCGCTCTCGCGCAACAGGCCGCCTACGCCCAGCAGCAAGCTCAGCAGGCCGCGCTGGCACAACAGCAGGCGCAGCAGGCCGCTCTCGCGCAACAGCAGGCTCAGCGAGCCGCGCAGGCACAGCAGGCCGCACACGCGCAGCAGCAGGCGCAGCAGGCCGCCTACGCCCAACAGCAGGCGCAGCAAGCCGCGCTCGCGCAGCAGCAGGCGCAGCAGGCCGCGTACGCGCAGCAACAGGCGCAGCAGGCCACCTACGCCCAGCAACAAGCTCAACAGGCCGCGCTCGCACAGCAGCAGGCGCAGCAAGCCGCCTACGCCCAGCAACAAGCTCAGCAGGCCGCACTCGCGCAGCAGCAGGCGCAGCAGGCCGCCTACGCCCAGCAACAAGCCCAGCAGGCCGCGCTCGCGCAGCAGCAGGCCCAGCAGGCCGCGAAGGCGGCTCACGCGCAACAGGCGGCTCACGCACAGCCTTCGTCGAAGCCGGCTCCCGCTCCCGCCGTTCCCGCGGGCACCGTCCCCTCCGCGCGGCGCCGTCCTCCGTCGGAGGTCATGCCCAGCCTCCTCGCCGTGGACGACCTGCTCGCGGACGTGGACACGGACGTCGCCGCGCCCACCTCCGGACCGCTCGTCCTCGACGCGGCCCCGGCCAGCCGCCCCACGCACGCGCCGAAGATCGGCCCGGGCAAGGGCGCGGCCCAGCTCTATATGGAGCTGTACTGGGGCGCCGTGCGCCGCGACGCGCGCCGCTTCGTCCCGGACGCGAAGAAGCCCGTGAAGGCCGCCGTGGACGAGCTGGCCCCCATGCCGCTATGGGGCTTCACCCTCCCCGAAGGTGACGACTTCACCCTCGCCGAGTCCGTCAACGGCAACTACCGCCTCTTCGTGCCCCCCGGCACCGACGTGGAGAAGGCGCACAGCGACGGCCGCTTCGCCCCCGTCACCACCGCCGCGCTCGAGTCCGACGGCAGCCGCCGCTTCGTCACCCTGCGCGACGGCGCCGCCGCCCGCCTCACCCAGGGCAAGATGTCGCTCGTCGCCTACGCGGCGCCCGCCCCCGAGCGCGTCTTCGTCAACCCGCTCAAGGGCCTGCCCTGGCTCACCCTCTTCTTCCTCGCCATCTTCGGCGGCGGCCTGGGCTGGTTCATCGCCACCCGGCCGCAAGGCCCCGCGACCGCGGACTTCACCCAGAAGAACCTCCCGCCCGTCGCGCTGCGCCTCATCGCCCCCGAGCCCAAGAAGAAGGAAGAGGCGAAGAAGAAGCTCGAGACCCTCAAGAAGAAGGAGCCCGCGAAGGACAAGCCCGTCGTCGCGGAGAAGGCGCCTCCCAAGCCCGTGAAGGAAGTGCAGGTCCCCAAGGCCGTGGCCGCCGCGCCGGAGAGCAAGGCCCTCAAGGCGCTCGCGAAGCTGTCCGCCGCGGGCCCCGCCACCAACGACCTGCTGGCCGCCGTGGACAAGCTGGGCAGCGGCCCGGGCAGCAAGAACGCCAAGCAGACGAACTACAAACTCGCGGGCCTCATCGGCAAGGCGCCCATCGCCAACGCGGGCCTGGGCACCTTCGGCCTGGGCGGCGGCGGCAAGGGCGGCGGCGCCACCCTGGGCGCGGAGCTGTTGCGCGGCAAGGGCGGCGGCGGCATTGGCGCGCTGGGCGCGGGCGGCGTGGGCAAGGGCGCGGTGGGCGGCACCGTCACGCGCGCCACCGCGCGCAGCATCTCCTCCACCCAGGGCACCGTGGACCGCGAAGCCGTGGCCAAGGTCATCAACAGCCACCTCAATGAGGTGCACGGCTGCTACGAGCGCGCGCTGCTCAAGGACCCCGGCCTCGCCGGCAAGGTGGTGCTGGAGTGGGCCATCGGGCTCAACGGCCGCGTCGCCTCCGCCAAGACGAAGTCCTCCACCCTCCGCAACGCCTCCGTCGAGGCGTGCATCCTCAGCAGCCTGAAGGGCTGGCAGTTCCCAGCCCCCAAGGGCGGCCAAGTCATCATCACGTACCCGTTCCTCTTCAACTCGGTCGGCTACTGA
- a CDS encoding thrombospondin type 3 repeat-containing protein, with amino-acid sequence MRSSPRVAWLLLPTLWLSCTDAGLYSIDDRAGGTRDRANFEGDLCVPEATGDAFPVKVIFALQGGTGVEPEVVGSAVDGLTTLTSRYTGPQMRFGLVAFHSVATGLQGSFTDAASFQAVLPRYASYQQDGPISIRSALRLSKSLMSGEMQSSCKGEVARSRYVVAPVIRSSDVSCDNPAFNIGIDSRCTALSQAAGCNASPEAQAQCNASCSQCELTAVVGELKGLVEQLGAGDVSVQPVYVRDATPDAVTRLQVAAIANAGGSAPVETDFVGLPNALTRLDYGALDNALKLKRFLAFNRNVQVRNGQMLTDSDGDGVADDDERALGLDPAVPDTDQDGLMDGVELRMGLDPLAVDIINGCSVVQDTDGDRLNDCEERVLGSDPCVGDTDGDGLPDLVEALSGTNPLVAEDLLDTDRDGLTNVAEVEAHGDPLSADLDFHRERGYGYSIVPLPPTGTSNRACYRTRVENVSLVPTLERPHPLIPGEVISAGTNEVYLYLQVGRDNDPRGAGVGSLFIQEIQYDPDTGRTPAGMVPLVSDDFIVSN; translated from the coding sequence ATGCGTTCCTCCCCCCGGGTCGCCTGGCTCCTGCTTCCCACGTTGTGGCTGTCGTGCACCGACGCGGGGCTCTATTCGATTGATGACCGCGCGGGCGGCACACGGGACCGCGCCAACTTCGAGGGCGACCTCTGCGTCCCCGAGGCCACCGGCGACGCGTTCCCCGTGAAGGTCATCTTCGCGCTCCAGGGCGGCACCGGCGTGGAGCCGGAGGTGGTGGGCTCCGCGGTGGACGGGCTCACCACGCTCACCTCGCGCTATACCGGCCCCCAGATGCGCTTCGGGCTCGTGGCCTTCCACTCGGTGGCCACCGGTCTGCAAGGCAGCTTCACGGACGCCGCCAGCTTCCAGGCCGTCCTGCCCCGCTACGCCAGCTACCAGCAGGATGGCCCCATCAGCATCCGCTCCGCGCTGCGGCTGTCCAAGAGCCTGATGTCCGGCGAGATGCAGTCCTCCTGCAAGGGAGAGGTCGCGCGCTCGCGCTACGTGGTCGCGCCCGTCATCCGCAGCTCCGACGTGAGCTGTGACAACCCGGCCTTCAACATCGGCATCGACAGCCGCTGCACCGCGCTGTCGCAGGCCGCCGGCTGCAACGCGTCCCCGGAGGCCCAGGCCCAGTGCAACGCCTCGTGCAGCCAGTGCGAGCTGACCGCCGTGGTGGGCGAGCTCAAGGGCCTGGTGGAGCAGCTGGGCGCGGGCGACGTCAGCGTCCAGCCCGTCTATGTCCGCGATGCCACGCCGGACGCCGTCACGCGGCTGCAGGTGGCCGCCATCGCCAACGCGGGCGGCAGCGCGCCCGTGGAGACGGACTTCGTGGGCCTGCCCAACGCGCTCACGCGGCTGGACTACGGCGCGCTCGACAACGCGCTCAAGCTGAAGCGCTTCCTCGCCTTCAACCGCAACGTGCAGGTGCGCAACGGCCAGATGCTCACCGACAGCGACGGTGACGGCGTGGCGGACGACGACGAGCGCGCCCTGGGCCTGGACCCCGCCGTCCCCGACACCGACCAGGACGGGCTCATGGACGGCGTGGAGCTGCGCATGGGCCTGGATCCGCTCGCCGTGGACATCATCAACGGCTGCAGCGTGGTGCAGGACACCGACGGCGACCGGCTCAACGACTGCGAGGAGCGCGTGCTCGGCAGCGACCCCTGCGTGGGCGACACCGACGGCGACGGCCTGCCGGACCTGGTGGAGGCCCTGTCGGGGACGAACCCGCTCGTCGCCGAGGACCTGCTCGACACCGACCGGGACGGCCTCACCAACGTGGCGGAGGTGGAGGCCCATGGCGACCCGCTCAGCGCCGACCTCGACTTCCACCGCGAGCGCGGCTACGGCTACTCCATCGTCCCGCTGCCCCCCACCGGCACCAGCAACCGCGCCTGCTACCGCACCCGCGTGGAGAACGTCTCCCTGGTCCCCACCCTGGAGCGCCCCCACCCGCTGATCCCCGGCGAGGTGATTTCCGCCGGCACCAACGAGGTCTACCTCTACCTCCAGGTGGGCCGGGACAATGATCCGCGCGGCGCCGGCGTGGGTTCGCTCTTCATCCAGGAAATCCAGTACGACCCCGACACGGGCCGCACCCCCGCCGGGATGGTTCCCCTCGTCTCCGACGACTTCATCGTGAGCAACTGA
- the mtsC gene encoding cell-cell cohesion MYXO-CTERM protein MtsC: MTIGRIAPMLALGAFLVLSPRTVQAQEQNPDNPECLGDECGRPKEEGGGCGCGCGCSVWVAYTDDGKTLSYTDDADGDGKADDKDNCPFTSNRDQADGDGDLAGDACDNCAAVSNATQLDTDGDGIGDACDPDDDNDGKPDGEDNCPSIPNATQADNDGDGIGDVCDDDDDNDGRKDGEDNCPLIANENQQLPADVSACRVDADGDNVSDNLDNCPGLSNPDQKDTNANGIGDACDPDIDGDSVLNAADNCPAVANRDQADDDGDGLGDACDTRYCVVLNKDNPNDCLDPKSPFSVGTGGSISVEKTGMAVRPPLFANRNGAAIEYTWTVVKRPSGSNAVVENPKGAVTYSRHWEYQYVDGSVPNFNPDKEGEYELQVSTRLAFADRVFPDQRASVSSLFVKVGNQDEGGGCTSLPAGGSAAALGAGVLGLLLRRRKKA; the protein is encoded by the coding sequence ATGACTATCGGTCGCATTGCCCCCATGTTGGCGCTCGGAGCCTTCCTGGTGCTGAGCCCCCGCACCGTGCAGGCCCAGGAGCAGAACCCGGACAACCCGGAGTGCCTCGGAGACGAGTGCGGTCGCCCCAAGGAGGAGGGCGGCGGCTGCGGTTGTGGCTGTGGCTGTTCCGTCTGGGTGGCGTACACGGACGACGGCAAGACGCTGTCGTACACGGACGACGCGGACGGCGACGGCAAGGCGGATGACAAGGACAACTGCCCGTTCACGTCCAACCGCGACCAGGCGGACGGCGACGGCGACCTCGCTGGCGACGCCTGCGACAACTGCGCGGCCGTCTCCAACGCCACGCAGCTGGACACCGACGGTGACGGCATCGGCGACGCGTGCGACCCGGACGACGACAACGACGGCAAGCCGGACGGCGAGGACAACTGCCCCTCCATCCCCAACGCCACCCAGGCGGACAACGACGGGGACGGCATTGGCGACGTCTGCGACGACGACGACGACAACGACGGGCGCAAGGACGGCGAGGACAACTGCCCGCTCATCGCCAATGAGAACCAGCAGCTGCCGGCGGACGTGAGCGCGTGCCGCGTGGACGCGGACGGCGACAACGTCTCCGACAACCTGGACAACTGCCCCGGCCTGTCCAACCCGGACCAGAAGGACACCAACGCCAACGGCATCGGCGACGCGTGCGACCCGGACATCGACGGTGACTCCGTGCTCAACGCAGCGGACAACTGCCCGGCGGTGGCCAACCGCGACCAGGCGGATGACGACGGTGACGGCCTGGGCGACGCGTGCGACACGCGCTACTGCGTGGTGCTCAACAAGGACAACCCCAACGACTGCCTGGACCCGAAGTCGCCCTTCAGCGTGGGCACTGGCGGCTCCATCAGCGTGGAGAAGACGGGCATGGCCGTGCGCCCGCCCCTGTTCGCCAACCGCAACGGCGCGGCCATCGAGTACACGTGGACGGTGGTGAAGCGTCCCTCCGGCTCCAACGCGGTGGTGGAGAACCCCAAGGGCGCCGTCACCTACAGCCGCCACTGGGAGTACCAGTACGTGGACGGCAGCGTGCCCAACTTCAACCCGGACAAGGAAGGCGAGTACGAACTGCAGGTGTCCACGCGCCTGGCCTTCGCGGACCGCGTGTTCCCCGACCAGCGCGCCTCCGTGTCCAGCCTCTTCGTGAAGGTGGGCAATCAGGACGAGGGCGGTGGCTGCACCTCGCTGCCCGCGGGCGGTAGCGCCGCGGCCCTGGGCGCTGGCGTGCTCGGCCTGCTCCTGCGCCGCCGCAAGAAGGCGTAA